One stretch of Scophthalmus maximus strain ysfricsl-2021 chromosome 12, ASM2237912v1, whole genome shotgun sequence DNA includes these proteins:
- the LOC118290881 gene encoding proline-rich protein 5-like isoform X1, with protein sequence MEREGSFRRSLQSKLRLGSSSSCSLTDLSGGKTPAGGGGGEKGGTSGALVEECSKDKGTQQRRAGANATWNSIHNAVISVFQRKELGENELYTLNEGVRQLLKTELGSFFTEYLQNQLLTKGMVILRDKIRFYEESLVALCQTGQKLLDSLSDTWDFFFCDVLSMLQAIFYPVQGKEPSVRQLALLHFRNIITLNLKLDEALSRPRARVPPSIIQMLLILQGVHESKGVTDDYLRLESLIQKVVSPYLGTNGLYSRDGSSNPHCSSCLLEKRLQRSWSSKAGGSPVAKNLVVRSKSYNVPMLTPVVEYDADSPVGGGTGIRRHSVSEMTSCAEESSSVAESGATGGVSTSSLANPSAASAGRAPVSDPVSSSKDPRPRLPESPAGPHLLMPQFASPGKDTHSAGSPAWDSPSSSGALAPDTSSGPSPSSSPEIMTDHIPESLDSESEQDGIFLDFSRRCSVGSTHSRDSGRQRVA encoded by the exons ATGGAGCGAGAGGGCTCATTTAGGag GAGTCTCCAGAGCAAGCTGAGGTTAGGCAGCAGCTCGTCCTGCAGCCTGACAGACCTCTCGGGGGGGAAGACCCCggcggggggaggaggtggggagaaGGGAGGAACTTCTGGGGCGCTGGTGGAGGAGTGCAGCAAGGACAAGGGCACCCAGCAGAGGAGGGCCGGGGCCAACGCCACCTGGAACAG CATCCACAACGCAGTGATCTCGGTTTTCCAGAGGAAGGAGCTGGGAGAAAATGAGCTCTACACTCTGAATGAAGGTGTCAG GCAGCTGCTCAAGACAGAACTGGGCTCCTTCTTCACTGAGTACCTTCAGAACCAGCTGCTCACTAAAGGCATGGTCATACTGAGAGACAAGATCCGCTTCTATGAAg AGAGTCTTGTCGCCTTGTGTCAAACAGGTCAGAAGCTGTTGGACTCTCTGTCCGACACATGggacttcttcttctgcgatGTTCTGTCCATGCTGCAGGCCATCTTCTATCCTGTGCAG gGAAAGGAACCATCAGTGCGTCAGCTGGCTCTGCTTCACTTCAGAAACATCATCACCCTAAACCTGAAACTGGACGAGGCTCTTTCTCGACCCCGAGCCAGAGTTCCCCCCTCTATCATACAGATGCTGCTAATactacag GGTGTCCATGAGTCTAAGGGTGTAACCGACGACTACCTGCGGCTGGAGTCTCTCATCCAGAAAGTGGTCTCTCCCTACCTGGGAACTAATGGTTTATATTCCAGAGACGGCTCCTCCAATCCACACTGCTCCTCCTGCctattag AAAAGCGTTTGCAGCGCTCCTGGTCCTCCAAAGCAGGCGGCTCCCCCGTCGCCAAGAATCTGGTGGTGCGCTCCAAGAGCTACAACGTCCCCATGCTGACGCCTGTGGTGGAGTACGACGCCGACTCCCCCGTAGGAGGTGGCACAGGCATCAGACGGCACTCCGTCTCGGAGATGACGTCCTGCGCGGAGGAGAGCAGCTCCGTGGCCGAGTCCGGCGCCACCGGTGGCGTCAGCACTTCCAGCCTCGCCAACCCCTCCGCGGCTTCGGCAGGACGGGCTCCAGTTTCAG ACCCTGTGAGCTCCAGCAAGGACCCCCGGCCCAGACTCCCCGAGAGCCCCGCGGGTCCCCACCTTCTCATGCCACAGTTTGCCTCCCCAGGCAAAGACACGCACTCCGCGGGTTCACCGGCGTGGGactccccctcgtcctccggAGCGCTGGCTCCGGACACCAGCTCGGGGCCCAGTCCCTCGTCCAGTCCGGAGATCATGACAGACCACATCCCCGAGTCCTTGGACTCCGAGTCGGAGCAAGACGGCATCTTTCTGGACTTCTCGCGCCGCTGCTCTGTGGGGTCGACACACAGCAGGGACAGCGGCAGGCAGAGGGTggcgtga
- the napepld gene encoding N-acyl-phosphatidylethanolamine-hydrolyzing phospholipase D isoform X1, whose translation MCSVIIAEASGGGGGGGGVPMEKPSSSGRAALEETTGLVEEDEVLRGAEGGVVDPRPPRKSSSSRSSRKSFRLDYRLEEEVTKSCRDKHGRWINPWSTWRFPSHSMLLRFLLFDKNHSNVPTNKEALDSELPVMEPFFVQNPDLSDSGPGLRVTWLGHATVLVEIDGLNILTDPIFSQRASPLQFMGPKRYRGPPCTVEQLPRIDAVVISHSHYDHLDVGSVASLNARFGGELRWFVPLGLMDWLARMDCENVMELDWWEENCVPGHDDITFVCTPSQHWSKRTALDDNKSLWGSWTVLGPEHRFFFAGDTGYCSSFLEIGRRFGPFDLAAIPIGAYLPRDVMQGQHVDPAEAVQIHQDLQAKQSVAIHWGTFALAHEYYMEPPVHLRDALEQKGLNPKSFFTLHHGESRLITSQGGDVFE comes from the exons ATGTGCTCTGTTATCATCGCAGAAGCATCAGG tggcggcggtggtggtgggggtgtgcCCATGGAGAAGCCGTCATCGTCCGGCAGAGCGGCGCTGGAGGAGACAACGGGCCTGGTGGAG GAAGATGAAGTGCTGAGAGGTGCAGAGGGTGGAGTGGTGGATCCTCGGCCCCCGAGGAAGAGCagctcctcccgctcctcccgcAAGAGCTTCCGCCTGGACTATCGGTTGGAG GAGGAAGTGACAAAGTCCTGTCGAGACAAACATGGCCGCTGGATCAACCCCTGGTCCACATGGCGTTTCCCTTCCCACTCGATGCTGCTCAGGTTCCTGTTGTTTGACAAAAATCACAGTAATGTACCAACAAATAAAGAG gcCCTGGACAGCGAGCTCCCGGTGATGGAGCCGTTCTTCGTCCAGAACCCAGACCTCTCCGACTCCGGTCCAGGTCTGAGAGTCACCTGGCTGGGTCACGCCACGGTCCTTGTCGAAATAGACGGACTGAATATCCTGACGGACCCGATCTTCAGCCAGAGGGCGTCGCCGCTCCAGTTCATGGGGCCCAAAAGGTACCGAGGGCCTCCCTGCACCGTGGAACAG CTGCCCAGGATCGATGCTGTCGTCATCAGTCATTCTCATTACGACCATCTGGATGTTGGATCTGTGGCCAGCCTTAACGCGCGCTTCGGAGGGGAGCTACGCTG GTTCGTGCCCCTGGGTTTGATGGACTGGCTGGCGAGAATGGACTGTGAGAATGTGATGGAGCTGGACTGGTGGGAGGAGAACTGCGTCCCGGGTCATGACGACATTACGTTCGTCTGTACGCCGTCTCAGCACTGGAGCAAACGCACTGCTCTGGACGATAACAAG tCTTTATGGGGCAGCTGGACTGTTCTGGGTCCCGAACATCGATTCTTCTTTGCTGGTGATACCGGCTACTGTTCTTCCTTCCTGGAAATAGGACGACGTTTCGGACCATTTGACCTCGCAGCAATCCCAATCGGCGCCTACCTGCCCAG GGACGTGATGCAGGGGCAGCACGTGGATCCAGCTGAGGCTGTTCAGATCCACCAGGACCTCCAGGCCAAACAGTCTGTGGCCATCCACTGGGGGACCTTTGCTCTTGCACATGAG TACTACATGGAGCCGCCGGTTCATCTCAGAGACGCCCTGGAGCAGAAAGGACTGAATCCAAAATCCTTCTTCACGTTGCATCACGGTGAATCACGCCTCATAACTTCACAGGGAGGAGACGTCTTTGAGTGA
- the LOC118290881 gene encoding proline-rich protein 5-like isoform X2 has translation MEREGSFRRSLQSKLRLGSSSSCSLTDLSGGKTPAGGGGGEKGGTSGALVEECSKDKGTQQRRAGANATWNSIHNAVISVFQRKELGENELYTLNEGVRQLLKTELGSFFTEYLQNQLLTKGMVILRDKIRFYEGQKLLDSLSDTWDFFFCDVLSMLQAIFYPVQGKEPSVRQLALLHFRNIITLNLKLDEALSRPRARVPPSIIQMLLILQGVHESKGVTDDYLRLESLIQKVVSPYLGTNGLYSRDGSSNPHCSSCLLEKRLQRSWSSKAGGSPVAKNLVVRSKSYNVPMLTPVVEYDADSPVGGGTGIRRHSVSEMTSCAEESSSVAESGATGGVSTSSLANPSAASAGRAPVSDPVSSSKDPRPRLPESPAGPHLLMPQFASPGKDTHSAGSPAWDSPSSSGALAPDTSSGPSPSSSPEIMTDHIPESLDSESEQDGIFLDFSRRCSVGSTHSRDSGRQRVA, from the exons ATGGAGCGAGAGGGCTCATTTAGGag GAGTCTCCAGAGCAAGCTGAGGTTAGGCAGCAGCTCGTCCTGCAGCCTGACAGACCTCTCGGGGGGGAAGACCCCggcggggggaggaggtggggagaaGGGAGGAACTTCTGGGGCGCTGGTGGAGGAGTGCAGCAAGGACAAGGGCACCCAGCAGAGGAGGGCCGGGGCCAACGCCACCTGGAACAG CATCCACAACGCAGTGATCTCGGTTTTCCAGAGGAAGGAGCTGGGAGAAAATGAGCTCTACACTCTGAATGAAGGTGTCAG GCAGCTGCTCAAGACAGAACTGGGCTCCTTCTTCACTGAGTACCTTCAGAACCAGCTGCTCACTAAAGGCATGGTCATACTGAGAGACAAGATCCGCTTCTATGAAg GTCAGAAGCTGTTGGACTCTCTGTCCGACACATGggacttcttcttctgcgatGTTCTGTCCATGCTGCAGGCCATCTTCTATCCTGTGCAG gGAAAGGAACCATCAGTGCGTCAGCTGGCTCTGCTTCACTTCAGAAACATCATCACCCTAAACCTGAAACTGGACGAGGCTCTTTCTCGACCCCGAGCCAGAGTTCCCCCCTCTATCATACAGATGCTGCTAATactacag GGTGTCCATGAGTCTAAGGGTGTAACCGACGACTACCTGCGGCTGGAGTCTCTCATCCAGAAAGTGGTCTCTCCCTACCTGGGAACTAATGGTTTATATTCCAGAGACGGCTCCTCCAATCCACACTGCTCCTCCTGCctattag AAAAGCGTTTGCAGCGCTCCTGGTCCTCCAAAGCAGGCGGCTCCCCCGTCGCCAAGAATCTGGTGGTGCGCTCCAAGAGCTACAACGTCCCCATGCTGACGCCTGTGGTGGAGTACGACGCCGACTCCCCCGTAGGAGGTGGCACAGGCATCAGACGGCACTCCGTCTCGGAGATGACGTCCTGCGCGGAGGAGAGCAGCTCCGTGGCCGAGTCCGGCGCCACCGGTGGCGTCAGCACTTCCAGCCTCGCCAACCCCTCCGCGGCTTCGGCAGGACGGGCTCCAGTTTCAG ACCCTGTGAGCTCCAGCAAGGACCCCCGGCCCAGACTCCCCGAGAGCCCCGCGGGTCCCCACCTTCTCATGCCACAGTTTGCCTCCCCAGGCAAAGACACGCACTCCGCGGGTTCACCGGCGTGGGactccccctcgtcctccggAGCGCTGGCTCCGGACACCAGCTCGGGGCCCAGTCCCTCGTCCAGTCCGGAGATCATGACAGACCACATCCCCGAGTCCTTGGACTCCGAGTCGGAGCAAGACGGCATCTTTCTGGACTTCTCGCGCCGCTGCTCTGTGGGGTCGACACACAGCAGGGACAGCGGCAGGCAGAGGGTggcgtga
- the napepld gene encoding N-acyl-phosphatidylethanolamine-hydrolyzing phospholipase D isoform X2 translates to METLLCRCARVSPWCSRASVLRCSFFRVSVSRTRASGGGGGGGVPMEKPSSSGRAALEETTGLVEEDEVLRGAEGGVVDPRPPRKSSSSRSSRKSFRLDYRLEEEVTKSCRDKHGRWINPWSTWRFPSHSMLLRFLLFDKNHSNVPTNKEALDSELPVMEPFFVQNPDLSDSGPGLRVTWLGHATVLVEIDGLNILTDPIFSQRASPLQFMGPKRYRGPPCTVEQLPRIDAVVISHSHYDHLDVGSVASLNARFGGELRWFVPLGLMDWLARMDCENVMELDWWEENCVPGHDDITFVCTPSQHWSKRTALDDNKSLWGSWTVLGPEHRFFFAGDTGYCSSFLEIGRRFGPFDLAAIPIGAYLPRDVMQGQHVDPAEAVQIHQDLQAKQSVAIHWGTFALAHEYYMEPPVHLRDALEQKGLNPKSFFTLHHGESRLITSQGGDVFE, encoded by the exons ATGGAAACCTTGTTGTGCAGGTGTGCCCGTGTGTCCCCGTGGTGCAGCCGCGCGAGTGTGCTGCGGTGCAGCTTCTTCCGGGTGTCCGTCAGCAGGACGAGGGCCAG tggcggcggtggtggtgggggtgtgcCCATGGAGAAGCCGTCATCGTCCGGCAGAGCGGCGCTGGAGGAGACAACGGGCCTGGTGGAG GAAGATGAAGTGCTGAGAGGTGCAGAGGGTGGAGTGGTGGATCCTCGGCCCCCGAGGAAGAGCagctcctcccgctcctcccgcAAGAGCTTCCGCCTGGACTATCGGTTGGAG GAGGAAGTGACAAAGTCCTGTCGAGACAAACATGGCCGCTGGATCAACCCCTGGTCCACATGGCGTTTCCCTTCCCACTCGATGCTGCTCAGGTTCCTGTTGTTTGACAAAAATCACAGTAATGTACCAACAAATAAAGAG gcCCTGGACAGCGAGCTCCCGGTGATGGAGCCGTTCTTCGTCCAGAACCCAGACCTCTCCGACTCCGGTCCAGGTCTGAGAGTCACCTGGCTGGGTCACGCCACGGTCCTTGTCGAAATAGACGGACTGAATATCCTGACGGACCCGATCTTCAGCCAGAGGGCGTCGCCGCTCCAGTTCATGGGGCCCAAAAGGTACCGAGGGCCTCCCTGCACCGTGGAACAG CTGCCCAGGATCGATGCTGTCGTCATCAGTCATTCTCATTACGACCATCTGGATGTTGGATCTGTGGCCAGCCTTAACGCGCGCTTCGGAGGGGAGCTACGCTG GTTCGTGCCCCTGGGTTTGATGGACTGGCTGGCGAGAATGGACTGTGAGAATGTGATGGAGCTGGACTGGTGGGAGGAGAACTGCGTCCCGGGTCATGACGACATTACGTTCGTCTGTACGCCGTCTCAGCACTGGAGCAAACGCACTGCTCTGGACGATAACAAG tCTTTATGGGGCAGCTGGACTGTTCTGGGTCCCGAACATCGATTCTTCTTTGCTGGTGATACCGGCTACTGTTCTTCCTTCCTGGAAATAGGACGACGTTTCGGACCATTTGACCTCGCAGCAATCCCAATCGGCGCCTACCTGCCCAG GGACGTGATGCAGGGGCAGCACGTGGATCCAGCTGAGGCTGTTCAGATCCACCAGGACCTCCAGGCCAAACAGTCTGTGGCCATCCACTGGGGGACCTTTGCTCTTGCACATGAG TACTACATGGAGCCGCCGGTTCATCTCAGAGACGCCCTGGAGCAGAAAGGACTGAATCCAAAATCCTTCTTCACGTTGCATCACGGTGAATCACGCCTCATAACTTCACAGGGAGGAGACGTCTTTGAGTGA